One Comamonas endophytica DNA window includes the following coding sequences:
- a CDS encoding recombination-associated protein RdgC, whose amino-acid sequence MFKNMIVYRIAEQWQGTLEQVEEALARTPFTECGATQERSAGWVPPRGEAEGAFAESVGGQWILRFMSESKMLPASVLNRKVQEKAEAIERNSGRKPGKKEKQELKDEAKLDLLPMAFTKQGGMWIWIDPEARFLVLDTGSQARADEVVTLLVDGLPGFAVALLDTQTAAQAAMAHWLSSQEPPVGFTIDQECELKSADEAKSVVRYARHPLDIEEVKAHIEAGKLPTKLALTWDDRVSLLLTEGLQVKKITFLETVFDGQSKDDGGFDADVAIATGELSKLLPDLIEALGGEGRTALGEGLPAALEKAAPAETLAVRAAAAKGKLVAVTGPKEAPEDSDPESAPF is encoded by the coding sequence ATGTTCAAGAACATGATCGTGTACCGCATTGCCGAGCAATGGCAGGGTACTTTGGAGCAGGTGGAGGAGGCGCTGGCGCGCACGCCGTTCACCGAGTGCGGCGCCACGCAGGAGCGCTCCGCCGGCTGGGTGCCGCCGCGCGGCGAGGCCGAGGGCGCTTTTGCCGAATCGGTCGGAGGGCAGTGGATCCTGCGCTTCATGAGCGAAAGCAAGATGCTGCCGGCCAGCGTGCTCAACCGCAAGGTGCAGGAAAAGGCCGAGGCCATCGAGCGCAACTCGGGCCGCAAGCCGGGCAAGAAGGAAAAGCAGGAGCTCAAGGACGAAGCCAAGCTCGACCTGCTGCCCATGGCCTTCACCAAGCAGGGCGGCATGTGGATCTGGATCGACCCCGAGGCGCGCTTTCTGGTGCTGGACACGGGCAGCCAGGCGCGCGCGGACGAGGTGGTGACGCTGCTGGTCGACGGCCTGCCGGGGTTTGCCGTGGCACTGCTCGATACGCAGACCGCGGCGCAGGCGGCCATGGCGCACTGGCTGTCGAGCCAGGAGCCGCCGGTGGGCTTCACCATCGACCAGGAATGCGAGCTCAAGAGCGCCGACGAGGCCAAGTCTGTGGTGCGCTATGCACGCCATCCGCTGGACATCGAGGAGGTCAAGGCGCATATCGAGGCCGGCAAGCTGCCGACCAAGCTGGCGCTGACCTGGGACGACCGCGTCTCGCTGCTGCTGACCGAGGGACTGCAGGTCAAGAAGATCACCTTCCTGGAGACGGTGTTCGACGGCCAGTCCAAGGACGATGGCGGTTTCGATGCCGATGTGGCTATCGCGACAGGCGAGCTGAGCAAACTGCTGCCGGATCTGATCGAGGCCCTGGGCGGGGAAGGGCGCACGGCGCTGGGAGAAGGGTTGCCGGCGGCGCTGGAGAAAGCCGCACCCGCCGAGACGCTGGCAGTGCGCGCCGCGGCGGCCAAGGGCAAGCTGGTGGCGGTGACGGGGCCGAAGGAGGCGCCGGAGGATTCGGATCCGGAATCGGCGCCGTTTTAA
- a CDS encoding Spy/CpxP family protein refolding chaperone: MAIFQRTLTATAAAATVFAALAMPVWAQAPAATGPAAEPAARTAPAHQPRDRAAHEKRMAEKAQKFQAALQLTEAQQADWNRYREAIKPVRPAKHLDRESFAKLTTPQRIDHMQQRRAERNAQADRRAEATKAFYATLTPAQQKTFDAQTLRHGPHGKRHGPHGHGKHHAPAQAAAPAAAGAAR; this comes from the coding sequence ATGGCTATCTTCCAACGCACCCTGACTGCCACCGCTGCCGCCGCCACCGTCTTCGCCGCGCTGGCCATGCCCGTGTGGGCCCAGGCACCTGCCGCCACCGGCCCCGCGGCCGAACCCGCTGCCCGCACCGCACCGGCCCACCAGCCGCGCGACCGTGCAGCGCATGAAAAGCGCATGGCCGAGAAGGCGCAGAAATTCCAGGCGGCATTGCAGCTGACCGAAGCCCAGCAAGCCGACTGGAACCGCTACCGCGAAGCCATCAAGCCCGTGCGACCGGCCAAGCATCTGGACCGCGAGAGCTTTGCCAAGCTCACGACGCCGCAGCGCATCGACCACATGCAGCAGCGCCGCGCGGAGCGCAACGCCCAGGCGGACCGCCGCGCCGAAGCCACCAAGGCTTTCTACGCCACGCTGACGCCCGCGCAGCAGAAGACTTTCGATGCGCAGACCCTGCGCCACGGCCCGCACGGCAAGCGCCACGGCCCGCATGGCCATGGCAAGCACCACGCGCCCGCTCAGGCTGCGGCACCTGCCGCAGCCGGCGCCGCGCGCTGA